In Haloarcula sp. H-GB4, a single genomic region encodes these proteins:
- a CDS encoding methylmalonyl-CoA mutase, whose amino-acid sequence MFDPDELEEIRESKAQWEEDDVQPTVDRFGERKETFTTDTEGHEVDRLYTPEDISDLDYEEDLGFPGQEPYTRGVYPTGYRGRLWTMRQYAGMGTATETNERFNYLLDQGQTGLSMAFDLPTQMGYDSNHAMAAGEVGKTGVAIDSLDDMETVFDGIPLDEVSTSMTINAPASVLLAMYIAVGDKQGVDREELRGTIQNDVLKEYIARNTFIYPPEPSMRLITDIFEFCAAETPKFNTISISGYHIREAGSTAAQEIAFTLGDGIEYVEAAIEAGLDVDEFAPQLSFFFASYNNIFEEVAKFRAARRLWAKIMDERFDAQNPKSKQLKFHTQTAGSTLTAQQIENNVVRVSYQALAAVLGGTQSLHTNGKDEAIGLPTEQSVRTALRTQQILAHESGAADTIDPLAGSYYVESLTDELEAEARELIEEVDERGGMRRSIEEQWVQRQIQDVAFERQREQEAGERIIVGVNEYQVEEEGEQDIEEVDEAVEQAQQDNVATVREERDEAAVEAKLDALRQAAEGDENVMPYIIDAVKVYATTGEVCDVLRDVFGEYQPGSSM is encoded by the coding sequence ATGTTTGACCCCGACGAGCTGGAGGAGATACGGGAGTCGAAGGCTCAGTGGGAGGAAGACGACGTCCAGCCCACCGTCGACCGCTTTGGCGAACGCAAGGAGACGTTCACCACGGATACCGAAGGACACGAGGTAGACCGCCTGTACACCCCGGAAGATATCTCCGATCTCGACTACGAGGAGGATCTGGGGTTCCCCGGTCAGGAACCGTATACCCGCGGCGTGTATCCGACCGGCTATCGGGGCCGACTCTGGACGATGCGCCAGTACGCCGGGATGGGGACCGCGACGGAGACCAACGAGCGGTTCAATTACCTGCTCGACCAGGGCCAGACCGGGCTGTCGATGGCGTTTGACCTCCCCACGCAGATGGGGTATGACTCCAACCACGCGATGGCCGCCGGCGAGGTTGGCAAAACCGGCGTCGCCATCGACTCGCTTGATGACATGGAGACCGTGTTCGACGGCATCCCGCTGGACGAAGTCTCGACGAGCATGACCATCAACGCCCCTGCCTCGGTGCTGCTGGCGATGTACATCGCTGTCGGCGACAAGCAGGGCGTCGACCGCGAGGAACTCCGCGGGACCATCCAGAACGACGTACTCAAGGAGTATATCGCCCGGAACACGTTCATCTACCCGCCGGAGCCCTCGATGCGGCTCATCACCGACATTTTCGAGTTTTGTGCCGCTGAGACGCCGAAATTCAACACCATCTCTATCTCGGGGTATCACATCCGCGAGGCCGGCTCGACGGCCGCCCAGGAGATCGCGTTCACCCTCGGTGACGGTATCGAGTACGTTGAGGCCGCTATCGAGGCCGGGCTGGATGTGGACGAGTTCGCCCCGCAGCTATCCTTTTTCTTTGCCTCCTACAACAATATCTTCGAGGAGGTGGCGAAGTTCCGGGCCGCACGTCGCCTCTGGGCGAAAATTATGGACGAGCGTTTCGACGCCCAGAACCCCAAATCCAAGCAACTGAAGTTCCACACCCAGACCGCTGGCTCGACACTGACCGCCCAGCAGATCGAGAACAACGTCGTCCGTGTGTCCTACCAGGCGCTGGCGGCCGTTCTGGGCGGAACCCAGAGCCTCCACACCAACGGCAAGGACGAGGCCATCGGCCTGCCGACCGAGCAGTCCGTCCGGACAGCACTGCGCACCCAGCAGATTCTCGCCCACGAGTCCGGTGCGGCGGACACCATCGACCCGCTGGCCGGGAGCTACTACGTCGAGTCGCTGACCGACGAACTCGAAGCGGAGGCCCGCGAACTCATCGAGGAGGTCGACGAACGCGGCGGGATGCGCCGCTCCATCGAGGAGCAATGGGTCCAGCGCCAGATTCAGGACGTAGCCTTCGAACGCCAGCGTGAACAGGAGGCGGGCGAGCGCATCATCGTCGGCGTCAACGAGTATCAGGTCGAAGAAGAGGGTGAGCAGGATATCGAAGAGGTCGACGAGGCCGTCGAACAGGCCCAGCAGGACAACGTCGCCACAGTTCGGGAAGAGCGTGACGAGGCGGCCGTCGAAGCGAAACTCGACGCGCTCCGACAGGCCGCCGAGGGTGACGAGAACGTCATGCCCTATATCATCGACGCCGTGAAGGTGTACGCCACGACCGGCGAGGTGTGTGACGTACTCCGGGACGTGTTCGGCGAGTACCAGCCCGGGTCGTCGATGTAA
- a CDS encoding diphthine--ammonia ligase, producing MTDGAWVSLFSGGKDSSWALYRALERGHPVERLVTVHPEGDSYMYHVPATRLARLAAESIGIQLVEVEPDDFGADDVPDSGEQGDAELEPLEAALRELDDELDGGITGVTAGAVESEYQTTRIESMADRLEANVFAPLWQENPRDLADAMLDAGFEIQIIRVAAYGLDESWLGRTLDADALDELEALNDEYGVHILGEGGEFETLVTDGPHMDRRIEIEYETQWDGSRGSVQIEDAWLA from the coding sequence ATGACAGACGGCGCGTGGGTTTCGTTGTTTTCCGGCGGTAAAGACTCCTCGTGGGCGCTGTACCGGGCACTGGAACGGGGCCACCCCGTCGAGCGCCTAGTGACGGTCCACCCGGAGGGCGACTCATACATGTACCACGTTCCGGCGACCCGGTTAGCCCGCTTAGCTGCCGAGAGCATCGGCATCCAACTGGTCGAAGTCGAACCTGATGACTTCGGAGCCGACGACGTGCCTGACTCGGGCGAGCAGGGCGATGCCGAACTCGAACCGCTGGAAGCAGCACTGCGAGAACTCGACGACGAGCTGGACGGCGGTATCACCGGCGTCACTGCCGGGGCCGTCGAAAGCGAGTACCAGACGACCCGCATCGAATCGATGGCCGACCGCCTCGAAGCCAACGTATTCGCGCCGCTGTGGCAGGAGAACCCCCGCGACCTCGCCGACGCGATGCTGGACGCCGGCTTCGAGATACAGATTATCCGCGTTGCCGCCTACGGCCTTGACGAGTCCTGGCTGGGTCGCACGCTCGACGCCGACGCGCTCGACGAACTGGAGGCACTCAACGACGAGTACGGCGTTCACATCCTCGGGGAAGGCGGCGAGTTCGAAACGCTCGTCACTGACGGCCCGCACATGGACCGCCGGATCGAAATTGAGTACGAGACGCAGTGGGACGGCAGTCGCGGGTCAGTGCAGATCGAAGACGCGTGGTTGGCGTAA
- a CDS encoding NDP-sugar synthase yields the protein MKAIVLAGGYATRLWPVTKHRPKMLLPVGETTVIDRILSELEEDDRITDVFVSTNQRFADDFRDHIAASRFEKASLTVEETAEEDEKFGVVGALAQLVDREGLGDEDLLVIAGDNLISFDIAEFIDYFEQYDDPTLAAYDVGSLEKASSYGLIELDGEEVTDFQEKPDDPNSTLVSIACYAFPADAIRFDEYLEDGNNPDEPGWFIQWLVEDGPVRAFTFDDAWYDIGTPESYLEAVAWELDGDNVVAEDATIENTTLGENVHVLSGAEVVNSSLDGTIVFPDTTILDSDIRQSIIDRDTQVERLDLAGALIGAHTQLTDGN from the coding sequence ATGAAAGCGATTGTCCTTGCAGGCGGGTACGCCACCCGGCTCTGGCCTGTCACCAAGCACCGGCCCAAGATGCTGCTCCCTGTCGGTGAAACGACTGTCATCGACCGGATTCTCAGCGAGCTGGAGGAGGACGATCGCATCACGGACGTGTTTGTCAGTACGAACCAGCGCTTTGCCGATGACTTTCGGGACCACATCGCCGCGAGTCGCTTCGAGAAAGCGTCTCTGACCGTCGAGGAAACTGCCGAGGAAGACGAGAAGTTCGGCGTCGTCGGTGCGCTCGCCCAGCTAGTCGACCGAGAAGGACTCGGCGACGAAGACCTTCTCGTCATCGCTGGCGACAATCTCATCAGCTTCGACATCGCCGAGTTTATCGACTACTTCGAACAGTACGACGACCCCACGCTCGCCGCCTACGATGTCGGGTCCCTGGAAAAGGCTAGCTCCTACGGCCTCATCGAACTCGACGGCGAGGAGGTCACGGATTTCCAGGAGAAGCCCGACGACCCCAACAGCACACTCGTCTCGATTGCCTGCTATGCGTTCCCGGCCGATGCGATCCGCTTCGACGAGTATCTCGAAGACGGGAACAATCCCGACGAACCCGGCTGGTTCATCCAGTGGCTCGTCGAGGACGGGCCTGTCCGTGCGTTCACCTTCGACGACGCCTGGTATGACATCGGGACGCCCGAAAGCTATCTGGAAGCCGTCGCATGGGAACTCGACGGGGACAACGTCGTCGCGGAAGACGCTACCATCGAGAACACCACGCTTGGCGAGAACGTCCACGTCCTCTCGGGAGCCGAGGTCGTCAACTCCAGTCTCGACGGCACCATCGTGTTTCCGGATACAACTATCCTCGATTCGGACATCCGCCAGTCGATTATCGACCGGGATACACAGGTCGAGCGTCTAGACCTCGCCGGCGCACTCATCGGCGCGCACACGCAGTTGACCGACGGAAATTAG
- the mce gene encoding methylmalonyl-CoA epimerase, with the protein MQFDHAGIATDDADPLSELFADAFETPVVHEETFDGLQVTFLEMGNGYFELLEPLPDADGAIPRYLDSNGPGIHHVALETDDIATALETVSDCGIDLIDEEPRSGAWGHDVAFLHPKTTGGVLIELVEH; encoded by the coding sequence ATGCAATTCGACCACGCCGGCATTGCGACGGACGACGCCGACCCGCTCTCGGAACTGTTCGCCGACGCCTTCGAAACACCGGTCGTCCATGAGGAGACGTTCGACGGTCTGCAGGTGACGTTTCTGGAGATGGGCAACGGGTACTTCGAACTGCTAGAACCGCTGCCGGATGCCGACGGCGCGATTCCTAGATACCTCGACAGCAACGGGCCGGGTATCCATCACGTGGCTCTAGAGACAGACGACATCGCCACCGCGCTAGAGACAGTCAGCGACTGTGGTATCGATCTCATCGACGAGGAGCCACGGTCGGGCGCGTGGGGTCACGACGTGGCGTTTCTCCATCCGAAGACGACCGGTGGGGTGCTCATTGAGTTAGTCGAGCACTAA
- a CDS encoding NUDIX hydrolase, with protein sequence MTDDADGPETGVGDANLTEKINQTNVDERISSLEAAYDEVPVIEETFELSPDEYADVFTATRGTGYSGNSVVFVTRGGSDFPELSDQIPDQAAGDTRDRVLLVLGRGADMWALPGGGKGDEYESVQGTAVRRVNEQTGIRCTVTGVAEVVHSKYYPDTDAQGSVHTLDIYLEAEYKKGSLDVDESELVGAAWFAEPPERLTPGAEEQFAAFLDDE encoded by the coding sequence ATGACTGACGACGCTGACGGCCCTGAGACTGGGGTGGGAGATGCGAACCTCACGGAAAAGATCAACCAGACGAACGTCGACGAGCGTATTTCGAGTCTGGAAGCGGCCTACGACGAGGTACCGGTCATCGAGGAGACCTTCGAGCTATCGCCCGACGAATACGCTGACGTGTTCACTGCGACACGCGGGACGGGCTACTCCGGGAACAGCGTCGTGTTCGTCACCCGTGGCGGCTCCGATTTCCCAGAGCTGAGCGATCAGATACCCGATCAGGCGGCCGGCGACACCCGTGACCGGGTCTTGCTGGTGCTTGGGCGCGGCGCTGATATGTGGGCGCTGCCGGGCGGCGGCAAGGGCGACGAGTACGAGTCGGTGCAAGGGACTGCCGTGCGCCGTGTCAACGAACAGACTGGTATCCGCTGTACAGTCACCGGCGTCGCGGAGGTCGTTCACTCGAAGTACTATCCCGACACCGACGCGCAGGGGTCGGTGCACACGCTGGACATCTACCTCGAAGCTGAGTACAAGAAGGGAAGTCTCGATGTGGACGAATCGGAACTCGTCGGTGCGGCGTGGTTCGCGGAGCCGCCCGAGCGGCTAACTCCCGGTGCCGAAGAACAGTTTGCGGCCTTCCTCGACGACGAGTGA